The Candidatus Brocadiaceae bacterium genome contains a region encoding:
- a CDS encoding ATP-binding protein, with translation MRRMVEQELLRWKESERRKPLIVRGARQVGKTYSIERLGRDSFDGVVRVDLERNRDWHRVFEGNLAAQSIVSELEVLTNSKIAPGETLLFFDEIQSCPRAITALRYFFEELPELHVVAAGSLLEFGLAEISFPVGRVQFLEMHPMTFAEYLWAIGKDKAAEVVLGEPSKTPDAVHTMLLDELRRYCFVGGMPEAVGTYAESQSMQDAFEVHRELCDTFREDFSKYAARSDPDCLNATLSGVARNVGQQVRYSRLAEGHAHTTAKRAFNLLCRARVVNKVPSATPSGLPLGAKESAARFKAIMVDIGLWQHRCGMKVEEEYAKKDLLDVYRGAMAEQFVGQEMMVSQTSDLHYWAREAKGSTAEVDYLAVVDGSIYGVEVKSGPAGRLRSLHVMLENYPTCRGGLVFSTGPYGELPGQKLTFIPLYFAHSATRQRASV, from the coding sequence ATGAGGCGCATGGTTGAGCAGGAACTGCTCCGTTGGAAGGAGTCAGAGCGCCGCAAGCCCCTCATCGTGCGCGGGGCGCGCCAGGTCGGCAAGACCTACTCCATCGAGAGACTCGGCAGAGACAGCTTCGATGGGGTTGTACGCGTGGACCTTGAACGGAACCGCGACTGGCACCGTGTGTTCGAGGGGAACCTGGCGGCCCAGTCCATCGTTTCCGAGCTTGAGGTCCTGACCAACAGCAAGATAGCGCCAGGCGAGACGCTCCTGTTCTTTGACGAGATCCAAAGCTGCCCTCGTGCCATCACGGCCCTCCGGTACTTCTTCGAGGAACTGCCTGAGCTCCATGTCGTCGCCGCAGGCTCCCTCCTTGAGTTCGGTCTGGCAGAGATATCGTTCCCCGTGGGGCGGGTCCAGTTCCTTGAGATGCACCCGATGACCTTCGCCGAGTACCTTTGGGCTATCGGGAAGGACAAGGCTGCTGAGGTCGTCCTTGGCGAGCCGAGCAAGACGCCTGATGCGGTTCACACGATGCTGCTCGATGAACTCAGACGGTACTGCTTCGTCGGCGGCATGCCGGAGGCCGTTGGCACGTACGCAGAGAGCCAATCCATGCAAGACGCCTTCGAGGTCCACCGGGAGTTGTGCGACACATTCCGTGAGGACTTCTCGAAGTATGCCGCACGCTCTGACCCCGACTGTCTGAACGCAACTTTGAGTGGGGTTGCCCGCAACGTTGGCCAACAAGTGAGGTATTCCCGCCTTGCGGAGGGGCACGCCCACACGACGGCCAAGAGGGCCTTCAATCTGCTCTGCCGAGCACGTGTCGTCAACAAGGTCCCCTCCGCGACGCCGTCAGGATTGCCGCTCGGCGCAAAGGAGTCGGCTGCCAGGTTCAAAGCCATCATGGTGGATATCGGTCTCTGGCAGCATCGCTGCGGCATGAAGGTCGAGGAGGAGTACGCGAAGAAAGACCTGCTCGACGTATACCGTGGCGCGATGGCCGAGCAGTTCGTCGGTCAGGAGATGATGGTCTCCCAGACCTCGGACCTGCACTACTGGGCGCGGGAGGCAAAGGGGAGTACGGCGGAGGTAGATTACCTGGCAGTTGTTGACGGCTCTATCTATGGAGTCGAGGTCAAGAGCGGGCCGGCCGGCAGGCTTCGAAGCTTGCACGTGATGCTCGAGAACTACCCGACATGCAGGGGTGGACTGGTGTTCTCAACCGGGCCCTACGGCGAACTGCCCGGACAGAAGCTGACGTTCATCCCTCTCTACTTCGCCCACTCAGCGACGCGGCAAAGAGCGAGTGTCTGA
- a CDS encoding mechanosensitive ion channel, whose protein sequence is MLQISRTRSRQTPVLLLLALAVLCPLAAGAADVSGEATRPALERDQVEAERAALEARIKDVEGAEIEEEVRQRQLAPLLQLRQVLADTLTHLDAIERHRARASQSRQEREGAAARLEALKAGSAVPAVPAEPQVPPDASLAQLEQAAAQVDADLAAAGRALADVDAQLQRRTDRRKLVPDRIAEVSGQLEDVNGQLAAPAPAEEPADLTAARIRSLGARGQALESELEALAEEIPSYDATREIVLTQRDRAAQRVAALERLSNAWNEIVNERRIRDAATEAARARREAARALPPLRALAEENERLARERTDPEGAAAGISRVLGLSERIDRQAQDLREELDGIKERVQLAGGFTRGIGLLLLRKRDELADLGRLRRDIRRHQEEMSRIALARVDIAEQRRADPESVFAGVMAGLDPGLSEADREVIETQARQLLQTRREYLDALTGDHDAYFARLGELLKSERALLGVSELYQRYIDEHILWVQSAPSLGGTTLPHAVQAVRGFLAPAGWAAVGGALLADVRRHPVTVGFAVLILIAFLLSRRPLRRRLVALGEAVQGAQRTRFAPTLRALLVSLLLAARWPALLLFLSWRLAADAGLPEFVYAVSYGLRSAALMLLVAASARALCQKGGLADRHFRMRTEARQVLFRHLSWFAAAAPSLAFVFFALQRQGNEVWAQSLGRLAFMLGLLALSALSILLLRPGGQVMQAALARRRGGWLDRLRTIWLIVGAGVPLAIAALAGFGYYYSAQQLQRRLHGSILLLLGTLLVGGLLSRWLLVVRMRLVLKRVQQERQKEADSTGPAAESARDGSVPVAREEEEESVYSLGLQTMQLLRFLVTFALVVGLWLVWADVLPALNVLKGAVLWNTEVAGETVPITLGSVAFAALAVLLTVIASKNLPALLEIAILQNLRMDRGVRFAVTSLTRYTISIIGVVVAFGAIGIGWAKVQWLIAAMTFGLGFGLQEIFANFVSGLVIIFERPMRVGDTVTVGDTTGTVTRIRIRATTILDWDRREMIVPNKEFITGRLVNWTLSDTTHRLHFPVGIAHGSDTRLAEQTLLRLAREDPDVMEDPAPAVVFRGFVDSALDFELRLFIPSMEVYGAVWHRMNMAIDDAFRKEGIEIAFPQHDVHIRSVDVPFPVDMAHPPEREDQ, encoded by the coding sequence ATGCTGCAAATCAGTCGGACGCGTTCCCGTCAGACGCCCGTCCTGCTTCTGCTGGCTCTGGCGGTCCTGTGCCCCCTGGCGGCGGGGGCTGCCGACGTGTCCGGCGAGGCAACTCGCCCGGCGCTCGAGAGGGACCAGGTCGAGGCCGAGCGGGCTGCCCTCGAGGCGCGGATCAAGGACGTCGAAGGGGCTGAGATCGAGGAGGAGGTCCGGCAGAGACAACTGGCGCCGCTCCTGCAGCTTCGGCAGGTCCTCGCCGACACGTTGACCCACCTGGACGCGATCGAACGCCATCGGGCCAGGGCATCCCAGTCCCGGCAGGAGAGGGAGGGCGCCGCCGCTCGGCTGGAGGCCCTGAAGGCCGGATCCGCCGTCCCTGCAGTGCCGGCCGAGCCGCAGGTGCCGCCCGACGCCTCGCTGGCGCAACTGGAGCAGGCGGCGGCGCAGGTCGATGCCGATCTGGCCGCGGCCGGCCGGGCGCTGGCCGACGTCGACGCCCAACTGCAGCGGCGTACCGACCGTCGCAAGCTGGTGCCGGATCGGATCGCCGAGGTCAGTGGGCAGTTGGAGGACGTGAACGGGCAGTTGGCGGCGCCGGCGCCCGCCGAGGAACCGGCCGATCTCACGGCGGCCAGGATACGGAGCCTCGGGGCCAGGGGACAGGCCCTGGAGAGCGAACTGGAGGCCCTGGCCGAAGAGATCCCCAGCTACGACGCGACGCGTGAGATCGTTCTGACCCAGCGCGACCGGGCCGCGCAGAGGGTGGCGGCGCTGGAGAGGCTGAGCAATGCCTGGAACGAAATCGTCAACGAGCGGCGCATCCGCGACGCGGCGACAGAGGCCGCACGGGCGCGTCGGGAGGCCGCCCGCGCCCTGCCGCCCCTGAGAGCCCTGGCCGAGGAGAATGAACGCCTGGCCCGGGAGCGCACCGATCCGGAAGGGGCCGCTGCCGGCATCAGCCGTGTCCTCGGCCTGTCGGAGCGTATCGATCGGCAGGCTCAGGACCTGCGGGAGGAACTGGACGGCATCAAGGAGCGGGTCCAGCTTGCCGGAGGGTTCACGAGGGGCATCGGCCTGCTCCTGCTCAGGAAGCGCGACGAACTGGCGGACCTGGGCCGGCTGCGGCGCGATATCCGCAGGCACCAGGAGGAGATGTCCCGCATCGCGCTGGCGAGGGTGGACATCGCCGAGCAGCGGCGTGCGGACCCCGAGTCCGTTTTTGCGGGCGTCATGGCGGGTCTCGATCCGGGGCTGTCCGAGGCCGACCGCGAGGTGATCGAGACCCAGGCCCGACAGCTTCTTCAGACCCGGCGCGAGTACCTGGACGCTCTGACGGGGGACCACGACGCGTACTTCGCGAGGCTCGGGGAACTGCTGAAGAGTGAGCGGGCGCTGTTGGGGGTGTCGGAGCTGTACCAGCGGTACATCGACGAGCACATCCTCTGGGTGCAGAGCGCGCCTTCCCTGGGAGGGACGACGCTTCCGCACGCGGTGCAGGCCGTGCGCGGCTTCCTGGCGCCGGCCGGCTGGGCAGCCGTGGGCGGGGCGCTGCTCGCCGACGTTCGCCGCCACCCGGTCACCGTTGGGTTCGCCGTCCTGATCCTGATCGCCTTCCTGCTCTCCCGGCGTCCGTTGCGCAGGCGCCTGGTGGCCCTGGGCGAGGCCGTGCAGGGGGCACAGCGGACCCGGTTCGCCCCGACGTTGCGGGCGCTTCTGGTGAGCCTTCTGCTCGCTGCGCGCTGGCCGGCGCTCCTGCTGTTCCTGAGCTGGCGCCTGGCGGCGGACGCGGGGCTCCCCGAGTTCGTGTACGCCGTGTCGTACGGGCTCCGCTCGGCCGCGCTGATGCTCCTTGTGGCCGCGTCGGCGCGTGCCCTGTGCCAGAAGGGCGGGCTGGCCGACCGCCACTTCCGGATGCGCACGGAGGCCCGGCAGGTTTTGTTCCGGCATCTGTCCTGGTTCGCTGCCGCCGCGCCGTCGCTCGCCTTCGTCTTCTTCGCTCTTCAGAGACAAGGCAACGAGGTCTGGGCGCAGTCCCTGGGGCGACTGGCCTTCATGCTGGGGCTGCTGGCGCTCTCGGCCCTCTCCATACTGCTGCTGCGGCCCGGTGGGCAGGTAATGCAGGCCGCGCTGGCCCGCCGGCGAGGTGGCTGGCTGGACCGGCTGCGCACCATCTGGCTCATCGTCGGCGCCGGGGTGCCCCTGGCCATCGCCGCCCTGGCCGGGTTCGGCTACTACTACTCCGCTCAGCAGCTTCAGCGGCGTCTGCACGGCAGCATCCTGCTGCTGCTGGGCACGCTGCTTGTGGGCGGGCTGCTCTCCCGCTGGCTGCTGGTCGTGCGGATGCGGCTGGTCCTCAAGCGCGTGCAGCAGGAGCGCCAGAAGGAGGCCGACTCGACCGGCCCTGCGGCCGAGTCAGCCCGGGACGGCTCCGTGCCGGTCGCCCGGGAGGAAGAGGAGGAGAGCGTCTACTCGCTGGGTCTTCAGACGATGCAGCTCCTTCGGTTCCTCGTGACGTTTGCCCTGGTCGTCGGCCTCTGGCTCGTCTGGGCCGACGTCCTTCCCGCACTCAACGTGCTGAAAGGGGCCGTCCTGTGGAACACGGAGGTGGCGGGCGAGACGGTCCCGATCACCTTGGGCAGCGTGGCGTTCGCCGCCCTGGCGGTTCTGCTGACCGTCATCGCGAGCAAGAACCTCCCGGCCCTGCTCGAGATCGCCATCCTCCAGAACCTGCGCATGGACCGCGGCGTGCGGTTCGCCGTCACGTCGCTCACCAGGTACACGATCTCGATCATCGGCGTCGTCGTCGCGTTCGGCGCCATCGGCATCGGATGGGCGAAGGTCCAGTGGCTGATCGCCGCCATGACCTTCGGGCTGGGCTTCGGCCTGCAGGAGATCTTCGCCAACTTCGTCTCCGGCCTGGTGATCATCTTCGAGCGGCCCATGCGGGTCGGCGACACGGTGACCGTGGGCGACACGACCGGGACGGTCACGCGCATCCGCATCCGGGCTACCACAATCCTGGACTGGGACCGCCGGGAGATGATCGTTCCGAACAAGGAGTTCATCACCGGCCGGCTGGTGAACTGGACCCTCTCCGATACCACTCACCGGCTGCATTTCCCGGTCGGGATCGCCCATGGATCCGACACGCGACTGGCGGAGCAGACGCTCCTGCGTCTCGCCCGCGAGGATCCGGACGTGATGGAGGACCCGGCGCCCGCAGTCGTCTTCCGGGGCTTCGTCGACAGCGCACTGGACTTCGAACTCCGCCTGTTCATCCCGAGCATGGAGGTCTACGGCGCCGTCTGGCATCGCATGAACATGGCGATCGACGACGCGTTCCGCAAGGAGGGCATTGAGATCGCCTTCCCGCAGCATGACGTTCACATCCGGTCCGTGGACGTTCCGTTCCCCGTCGACATGGCCCACCCGCCCGAGCGGGAGGATCAGTAG
- a CDS encoding fused MFS/spermidine synthase, which translates to MRRILLSMFFLSGFCALVYQVVWVRQMSLVFGVTSLAVATVLSSFMGGLALGSWGGGRVVDRVDSPLRLFGLLEIGIGAYALLFPVLLMGMRGLFILMYRQWEMSFYVFSILRFALAFMTLIVPTVLMGATLPVLARALVRRVDHVASDLGRLYAANNCGAVAGALAAGFVLIQALGVRGSSLLAAAVSIGVGVAAFAVGALGREGREEPSGRPTPSAEAASAPSGVRYPHYAVVLALAVFGIEGFTSLAYEVVWTRILAGMGSVVSVYAFSLVAATSVAGLALGSLLMVRVIDRCRDPFLWLAGIEFAIGLSALALLPLFKVSPYRVMMLLGLPGAWVADVAATALWLMVLMLAPTTLMGMTFPVVGRIYANDLSQLGRRVGRIGFLDTIGSLFGAFAGGFILVPLLGMRASVLAVVAVNLVLGLAVLLAHPHLARSRRLAWATAALLPALVLYAVIPRQHLYVPSRYMRDRVTEVIHYDEGTEATVWVCQWFEGYRSLVVDARDVAGSERTVKTNQIAQAALPLLLYESMHGRMPKRALQIGLGSGHSSRVLSSLDDLEQIHCVELNPSIRDAARDCFADLNEGVFEDPRFRLVFQDARTFVLAEDARYDLITNDAFHPIVAGCAGLYSRDFFALCRQRLAEDGIMSVWMPLWHLSVDDLRMMARSFREVFPHATLWYVPNSPTRHAVLIGTPGRLRIDLERFCARVSDPALQQHLATVDIGDPYVLLSSLLMDEFALERFCREARVNSDNHPLLEYSAPRMARRGHQTTVREVVFAMAQGRRSILPYLTGLGATPDRVAAVEERASLHYEVAGHLLHGFLLFEDGHRSEARRLAERAYALDPDGPSTRLLLARCRCWDAHELASLGRFDDGIRMCREAIALRPDHLAAYMQSAKIHASRRQYGEAISALQAALEKAPRYLAGRLFLSQILYADGRTDEARTELQRLLEDVPDSAFVRRSLQMLR; encoded by the coding sequence ATGCGGCGCATCCTGCTCTCGATGTTCTTCCTCTCGGGCTTCTGCGCGCTCGTCTACCAGGTGGTCTGGGTTCGCCAGATGAGCCTGGTGTTCGGTGTGACCAGTCTGGCGGTGGCCACCGTGCTCAGCTCCTTCATGGGCGGGCTGGCGCTCGGGAGCTGGGGCGGCGGGCGCGTGGTCGACCGGGTGGACTCGCCGTTGCGGCTGTTCGGCCTGCTGGAGATCGGCATCGGGGCCTATGCGCTCCTGTTCCCGGTGCTCCTCATGGGGATGCGCGGGCTGTTCATCCTCATGTACCGCCAGTGGGAGATGAGCTTCTACGTCTTCAGTATCCTCCGTTTCGCGCTCGCCTTCATGACGCTCATCGTCCCGACGGTCCTGATGGGCGCCACCCTGCCGGTTCTGGCCAGGGCGCTCGTCCGGCGGGTGGACCATGTCGCGTCGGATCTGGGGCGGCTGTACGCGGCCAACAACTGCGGTGCCGTGGCGGGCGCGCTGGCGGCCGGGTTCGTGCTGATCCAGGCGCTCGGGGTGCGGGGGAGTTCGCTGCTGGCCGCCGCCGTCAGCATCGGGGTCGGGGTGGCGGCGTTCGCGGTCGGAGCGCTCGGTCGGGAAGGCCGTGAGGAGCCTTCGGGCCGGCCGACGCCCTCTGCCGAGGCGGCCTCCGCCCCCTCGGGGGTCCGGTATCCGCACTACGCGGTGGTGCTGGCCCTGGCCGTGTTCGGGATCGAGGGCTTCACGTCGCTTGCGTATGAGGTCGTCTGGACGCGCATCCTGGCGGGCATGGGAAGCGTGGTCTCGGTCTACGCGTTCAGCCTGGTGGCCGCCACGTCGGTGGCCGGCCTGGCGCTGGGCAGTCTTTTGATGGTTCGTGTGATCGACCGCTGCCGGGACCCCTTCCTGTGGCTCGCGGGCATCGAGTTCGCCATCGGGCTGTCGGCCCTCGCCCTTCTGCCGCTGTTCAAGGTCTCGCCCTATCGCGTGATGATGCTGCTCGGCCTTCCAGGTGCATGGGTTGCAGATGTGGCCGCCACGGCGCTGTGGCTGATGGTGCTGATGCTGGCGCCGACGACGCTGATGGGGATGACGTTTCCCGTTGTCGGCCGCATCTACGCGAACGACCTGTCGCAACTCGGGCGTCGGGTCGGCCGCATCGGCTTCCTGGACACGATTGGCTCGCTCTTCGGGGCCTTTGCCGGCGGCTTCATCCTCGTGCCGCTTCTGGGCATGCGGGCGAGCGTCCTGGCCGTGGTCGCCGTCAACCTGGTTCTCGGCCTTGCCGTGCTTCTGGCGCACCCGCACCTCGCGCGGTCCCGCCGGCTGGCCTGGGCGACGGCCGCCCTGTTGCCGGCGCTCGTCCTCTACGCGGTGATCCCGCGGCAGCACCTCTATGTGCCGAGTCGCTACATGCGCGACCGCGTCACCGAGGTGATCCACTACGACGAGGGGACCGAGGCGACCGTGTGGGTCTGCCAGTGGTTCGAAGGCTATCGGTCGCTCGTGGTCGATGCGCGCGACGTGGCCGGGTCGGAGCGGACCGTGAAGACGAACCAGATCGCGCAGGCGGCGCTTCCGCTGCTGCTCTACGAGTCGATGCACGGGCGGATGCCGAAGCGTGCCCTGCAGATCGGCCTCGGCAGCGGGCACTCCAGCAGAGTCCTGAGTTCGCTGGACGACCTGGAGCAGATCCACTGCGTGGAACTGAACCCGAGCATCCGCGATGCGGCCCGCGACTGCTTCGCCGATCTGAACGAAGGCGTGTTCGAGGACCCCCGGTTCCGGCTTGTCTTCCAGGATGCCCGCACCTTCGTGCTGGCCGAGGATGCCCGCTACGACCTGATCACGAACGACGCGTTCCATCCGATCGTCGCCGGCTGTGCCGGGCTCTACAGCCGGGACTTCTTCGCGTTGTGCCGGCAGCGGCTGGCCGAGGACGGCATCATGTCCGTCTGGATGCCCCTGTGGCACCTCTCGGTCGATGACCTCCGGATGATGGCCCGCAGCTTCCGCGAGGTGTTCCCGCACGCCACGCTCTGGTATGTGCCCAACAGCCCCACCCGCCACGCCGTGCTCATCGGCACGCCGGGGCGGCTGCGGATCGACCTGGAGCGGTTCTGTGCGCGCGTCTCGGACCCCGCTCTCCAGCAGCATCTGGCGACCGTCGACATCGGCGACCCGTACGTGCTCCTGAGCAGCCTGTTGATGGACGAGTTTGCGCTGGAGCGTTTCTGCCGCGAGGCGCGCGTCAACAGCGACAACCACCCCCTGCTGGAGTACTCCGCCCCGCGCATGGCCCGCCGGGGCCATCAGACCACGGTCAGGGAAGTGGTCTTCGCCATGGCGCAGGGGCGCCGTTCCATCCTGCCGTACCTCACAGGATTGGGCGCGACGCCTGACCGTGTGGCGGCGGTCGAGGAGCGGGCCTCGCTGCACTACGAGGTCGCCGGCCATCTCCTGCACGGGTTCCTCCTGTTCGAGGACGGGCATCGGAGCGAGGCGCGCCGCCTGGCCGAGCGGGCCTACGCCCTGGATCCCGACGGCCCGAGCACCCGGCTGCTGCTGGCTCGGTGCCGGTGCTGGGACGCCCATGAGCTGGCGAGCCTGGGACGCTTCGACGACGGCATCCGCATGTGTCGCGAAGCGATCGCCCTCCGGCCGGACCATCTGGCGGCCTACATGCAGTCGGCGAAGATCCACGCCAGCCGCCGGCAGTACGGAGAGGCCATCAGCGCCCTTCAGGCGGCGTTGGAGAAGGCCCCGCGCTATCTTGCCGGCCGCCTCTTCCTGTCCCAGATCCTCTACGCCGACGGCCGCACGGACGAGGCGCGCACCGAACTGCAGCGCCTGCTGGAGGACGTGCCCGACAGTGCATTCGTGCGGCGCAGCCTGCAGATGCTTCGCTGA
- a CDS encoding sugar phosphate isomerase/epimerase, translating to MADFTIGAQLYSVRQFTKTIEGVRETLEKVARIGYRCVQVSGFGPVDMAEVARICRDNGLDVGSTHTGWNRFTDSLDELIEEHQVLGCRHPAIGGLPGDYRSADGVRRFLDELGPIAARLSEVGMDFSYHNHNHELARVNGETWLGMVCRESSPDVLKMELDTYWIQAGGGDPAEWIRRCAGREPVVHFKDMCVTPEREQRFAEIGEGNLNWPAIIEACRQGGVEYAMIEQDNCYDRDPFESLGISYRNLVDMGLK from the coding sequence ATGGCAGACTTCACCATAGGAGCGCAGCTCTACTCGGTCAGGCAGTTCACGAAGACCATCGAGGGCGTGCGGGAGACGCTGGAGAAGGTGGCCCGCATCGGCTATCGCTGCGTGCAGGTGTCCGGCTTCGGCCCGGTGGACATGGCCGAGGTCGCGCGGATCTGTCGGGACAACGGGCTGGACGTCGGGTCCACGCACACGGGATGGAATCGTTTCACGGATTCGCTCGACGAGCTGATCGAGGAGCATCAGGTGCTGGGCTGCCGGCATCCGGCGATCGGCGGGCTGCCGGGCGACTATCGCAGCGCCGACGGCGTGCGGCGCTTCCTGGACGAGCTGGGGCCGATCGCTGCGCGGCTGAGCGAGGTCGGCATGGACTTCTCCTACCACAACCACAACCATGAACTCGCGCGCGTAAACGGCGAGACGTGGCTGGGCATGGTCTGCCGGGAAAGCTCGCCGGACGTGCTGAAGATGGAGCTGGACACCTACTGGATCCAGGCCGGCGGCGGCGACCCGGCGGAGTGGATCCGCCGCTGTGCCGGGCGCGAGCCGGTGGTGCACTTCAAGGACATGTGCGTCACGCCCGAGCGCGAGCAGCGCTTCGCAGAGATCGGCGAGGGCAACCTGAACTGGCCGGCCATCATCGAGGCCTGCCGCCAGGGCGGCGTGGAATACGCCATGATCGAACAGGACAACTGCTACGACCGCGATCCGTTCGAGTCCCTCGGGATCAGCTACCGGAACCTCGTCGACATGGGCCTGAAGTAG